Proteins from one Pseudomonas bijieensis genomic window:
- the leuB gene encoding 3-isopropylmalate dehydrogenase, whose protein sequence is MSKQILILPGDGIGPEIMAEAVKVLELANDKYSLGFELSHDVIGGAAIDKHGVPLADETLDRARAADAVLLGAVGGPKWDKIERDIRPERGLLKIRAQLGLFGNLRPAILYPQLADASSLKPEIVSGLDILIVRELTGGIYFGAPRGTRELDNGERQAYDTLPYSESEIRRIARVGFDMARVRGKKLCSVDKANVLASSQLWREVVEQVAKDYPDIELSHMYVDNAAMQLVRAPKQFDVIVTDNMFGDILSDEASMLTGSIGMLPSASLDANNKGMYEPCHGSAPDIAGQGIANPLATILSVSMMLRYSFNLNDAADAIEKAVSVVLDQGLRTGDIWSQGCTKVGTQQMGDAVVAALRNL, encoded by the coding sequence CCTGGAGCTGGCGAACGACAAGTACAGCCTGGGCTTCGAACTCAGCCACGACGTGATCGGCGGCGCGGCCATCGACAAGCATGGCGTGCCCCTGGCCGACGAGACCCTGGACCGTGCCCGTGCCGCCGATGCCGTGCTGCTGGGTGCCGTGGGCGGCCCGAAATGGGACAAGATCGAACGCGACATCCGCCCCGAGCGCGGCCTGCTGAAAATTCGCGCGCAACTGGGCTTGTTCGGCAACCTGCGTCCGGCGATTCTTTACCCGCAACTGGCCGATGCATCGAGCCTGAAGCCGGAAATCGTCTCGGGCCTGGACATCCTCATCGTTCGCGAGCTGACCGGCGGCATCTATTTCGGCGCCCCGCGTGGCACCCGCGAGCTGGATAATGGCGAGCGCCAGGCCTACGACACCCTGCCGTACAGCGAAAGCGAAATCCGCCGTATCGCCCGGGTCGGCTTCGACATGGCCCGCGTGCGTGGCAAGAAGCTGTGCTCGGTGGACAAGGCCAACGTGCTGGCCTCCAGCCAATTGTGGCGCGAAGTGGTCGAGCAGGTGGCCAAGGATTACCCGGACATCGAACTGAGCCACATGTACGTCGACAACGCCGCCATGCAACTGGTGCGCGCGCCGAAGCAGTTCGACGTGATCGTCACCGACAACATGTTCGGCGACATCCTGTCCGACGAAGCGTCGATGCTCACCGGTTCCATTGGCATGCTGCCGTCGGCTTCCCTGGACGCCAACAACAAGGGCATGTACGAGCCATGCCACGGTTCGGCGCCGGACATCGCCGGGCAGGGCATTGCCAACCCGTTGGCGACCATCCTGTCGGTGTCGATGATGCTGCGTTACAGCTTCAACTTGAACGATGCCGCCGACGCGATCGAAAAAGCCGTCAGCGTGGTCTTGGACCAAGGCTTGCGTACCGGTGATATCTGGTCGCAAGGTTGTACCAAAGTCGGTACGCAGCAAATGGGCGATGCAGTAGTCGCCGCGCTGCGGAATCTGTAA
- a CDS encoding aspartate-semialdehyde dehydrogenase, translated as MSQSFDIAVIGATGTVGETLVQILEERDFPVGNLHLLASSESAGSSVMFRGKNVRVREVDEFDFSKVQLVFFAAGPAVTLSFAPRATAAGCALIDLSGALPPEQAPQIVPEANAQVLAGLNKPLQVSSPSASATALAVVLAPLRECLDLQRISLTASLAVSAQGRVAVSELARQTAELLNARPLEPKFFDRQMAFNLLAQVGAPDEQGHTQLEKRLVRELRQVLNQPLLKISVTCIQAPVFFGDSFSVTVQSAKAVDLAKVNAALEAAPGIELVEAGDYPTAVGDAVGQDVVYVGRVRGGIDDPAELNMWLTSDNVRKGAALNAVQVAELLIKDLL; from the coding sequence ATGAGCCAGTCCTTTGATATTGCCGTGATCGGCGCCACCGGTACTGTTGGCGAAACCCTCGTCCAGATTCTCGAAGAGCGGGACTTCCCGGTCGGTAACCTGCACCTGCTGGCCAGCAGCGAATCGGCAGGCAGCTCGGTGATGTTCCGCGGCAAAAACGTGCGGGTGCGCGAGGTCGACGAGTTCGATTTCAGCAAAGTCCAACTGGTGTTCTTCGCGGCTGGCCCGGCGGTGACCCTGAGTTTCGCCCCGCGGGCCACGGCAGCCGGTTGTGCGCTGATCGACCTGTCCGGTGCCTTGCCGCCCGAACAGGCGCCGCAGATCGTGCCGGAAGCGAACGCCCAAGTATTGGCTGGCTTGAACAAACCGTTGCAGGTCAGCAGCCCCAGCGCGTCGGCCACGGCCTTGGCGGTGGTGCTGGCGCCGCTGCGTGAATGCCTCGATCTGCAACGCATCAGCCTGACCGCCAGCCTCGCGGTGTCGGCCCAGGGCCGCGTGGCCGTGAGCGAGTTGGCGCGTCAGACTGCCGAGCTGCTCAACGCCCGTCCGCTGGAGCCGAAGTTCTTTGACCGGCAGATGGCGTTCAACCTGCTGGCCCAGGTTGGCGCGCCGGACGAGCAGGGGCATACGCAGCTGGAAAAACGCCTGGTCCGCGAGTTGCGCCAAGTGCTGAATCAGCCTTTGTTAAAGATTTCCGTCACTTGCATTCAAGCCCCGGTGTTTTTTGGCGATAGCTTTAGCGTGACTGTGCAGTCTGCCAAGGCCGTCGACCTGGCCAAGGTCAACGCGGCTTTGGAAGCGGCGCCCGGTATCGAGCTGGTGGAGGCGGGCGATTACCCGACGGCGGTGGGCGATGCGGTGGGGCAGGATGTGGTCTACGTTGGTCGTGTGCGCGGCGGGATCGACGATCCGGCGGAGCTAAATATGTGGCTGACGTCAGATAACGTGCGCAAGGGCGCGGCGCTCAATGCCGTGCAGGTGGCTGAGTTGTTGATAAAAGACTTGCTGTAA
- the asd gene encoding aspartate-semialdehyde dehydrogenase, with protein sequence MKRVGLIGWRGMVGSVLMQRMLEEQDFDLIEPVFFTTSNVGGQGPSVGKDTGVLKDAYSIDELKTLDVILTCQGGDYTSEVFPKLREAGWQGYWIDAASSLRMQDDAVIILDPVNRKVIDQQLDAGTKNYIGGNCTVSLMLMGLGGLFEAGLVEWMSAMTYQAASGAGAQNMRELIKQMGATHAAVADDLANPASAILDIDRKVAEAMRSDAYPTENFGVPLAGSLIPWIDKELPNGQSREEWKAQAETNKILGRFKSPIPVDGICVRIGAMRCHSQALTIKLNKDVPIADIEGLISQHNPWVKLVPNNREISMQELSPTKVTGTLNVPVGRLRKLNMGSQFVGAFTVGDQLLWGAAEPLRRMLRILLER encoded by the coding sequence ATGAAACGTGTAGGTCTGATCGGTTGGCGCGGCATGGTCGGTTCCGTGCTCATGCAGCGAATGCTGGAAGAGCAGGATTTCGATCTCATTGAGCCGGTGTTTTTCACCACTTCCAATGTCGGTGGCCAGGGCCCATCCGTGGGCAAGGACACCGGTGTGCTCAAGGATGCCTACAGCATTGACGAGCTCAAGACCCTCGACGTGATCCTGACCTGCCAGGGCGGCGACTACACCAGCGAAGTATTCCCCAAGCTGCGTGAAGCCGGCTGGCAGGGTTACTGGATCGACGCCGCCTCCAGCCTGCGCATGCAGGACGATGCGGTGATCATCCTCGACCCGGTCAACCGCAAGGTCATCGACCAGCAGCTGGATGCGGGCACCAAGAACTACATCGGCGGCAACTGCACTGTCAGCCTGATGCTGATGGGCCTGGGCGGCTTGTTCGAAGCCGGGCTGGTGGAGTGGATGAGCGCCATGACTTATCAGGCGGCATCCGGTGCTGGTGCGCAGAACATGCGTGAACTGATCAAGCAGATGGGCGCGACCCACGCCGCCGTCGCCGATGACCTGGCCAACCCAGCCAGCGCCATCCTCGACATCGACCGCAAGGTCGCCGAGGCGATGCGCAGCGATGCCTACCCGACCGAAAACTTCGGCGTACCGCTGGCTGGCAGCCTGATTCCGTGGATCGACAAGGAACTGCCTAACGGCCAGAGCCGTGAAGAGTGGAAGGCCCAGGCCGAAACCAACAAGATCCTCGGTCGCTTCAAGAGCCCGATCCCGGTGGACGGCATCTGCGTGCGCATCGGCGCCATGCGTTGCCACAGCCAGGCGCTGACCATCAAGCTGAACAAAGACGTGCCGATAGCCGACATCGAAGGGCTGATCAGCCAGCACAACCCTTGGGTCAAGCTGGTGCCGAACAACCGCGAAATCAGCATGCAGGAGCTGAGCCCGACCAAGGTCACCGGCACCCTGAATGTCCCGGTGGGCCGTTTGCGCAAACTGAACATGGGTTCGCAATTCGTCGGTGCCTTCACCGTCGGCGACCAACTGCTGTGGGGTGCGGCCGAACCGCTGCGTCGCATGCTGCGGATCCTGCTCGAGCGTTGA